The following are encoded in a window of Roseimaritima ulvae genomic DNA:
- a CDS encoding PSD1 and planctomycete cytochrome C domain-containing protein produces MGVAPAFPRWSGISAAQPPPRIVLNMGRIAFTLIARFCTHLGWVTPLLFCSVALADEKTDYFEAKVRPLLVDHCYECHSVEADESAGELQVDTRAALLTGGTRGPAMVPGDPDESLLLQAVSYDDPGLEMPPDGQLEDEQIEVLRKWIADGAVDPRKPDPAPPEPEETEQVDPANHWAFQPFHAAVPPADAAAESTSVLDALVNAHLQAGEHGVQLNPPAAAKTLVRRLTFDLTGLPATAAEVQAFVEDRRADAYERLVDRLLATPQFGERFGRHWLDVARYADTVGYTLAGRERRLAGSERYRDWVINAFNQDLPYDSMIRYQLAADRLDPENAAGHLDAMGFITVGRRFLRGNDTIDDRIDVIGRGLLGLTVACARCHDHKFDPIPTMDYYALFGVMQSSRLKEDGPSPLMMEDHKPHDAHVLIRGQAGNRGPVAPRQFLTALRSGGSDDSAARFKTGSGRLDLAEKIATADNPLTARVMVNRVWMHLIGTPLVATPSDFGVRSAPPEVPGMLDDLATSFAADWSIKRLVRRIVCTDIYRRSSEASEAAIAADPDNLRLTRANRRRRDFESLRDSLLMVSDRLETVIGGEPVDILVTPTPPRRTVYAFIDRQNLPGLFRTFDFASPDAHTPRRAFTTVPQQALFLMNDPMVLASAVRVADGCAERTDEAAIEHIYRTVLARSPSAEERAEALAFLALPDTVSEPLPDPRDLWQYGFSTVGEDKTATSFERFTYFKDGRWQHPEAPEGGRFRYLQLTRTGGHPGPGNQLAANRRWIAPADGHCEVIGQMEHPSMQGNGVQITIANGNKVLWETHLSHRPQPYGPIRFAVTKGDAIDFLASDHGSTSHDSFRWKIAVHFEGEHGQKVDSDSELDFSGPYDRSDEQPLSRREQFAHALLISNEFIFVD; encoded by the coding sequence ATGGGAGTTGCTCCCGCCTTCCCACGCTGGAGCGGTATTTCCGCCGCCCAGCCCCCGCCTCGGATCGTTCTCAACATGGGCCGCATCGCTTTCACTTTGATCGCTCGATTCTGCACTCATCTCGGCTGGGTCACGCCCTTGCTGTTCTGTTCGGTTGCCCTTGCGGATGAAAAAACCGACTACTTCGAAGCCAAAGTGCGGCCGCTGTTAGTCGACCACTGCTACGAATGTCACAGTGTCGAAGCGGACGAATCGGCCGGCGAATTACAGGTCGATACGCGAGCGGCACTGCTAACCGGCGGCACCCGTGGGCCGGCCATGGTTCCGGGCGATCCAGACGAAAGCCTGTTGCTGCAAGCGGTCTCGTACGACGACCCGGGATTGGAAATGCCACCCGACGGTCAGTTGGAAGACGAGCAGATCGAAGTGTTGCGGAAATGGATCGCCGATGGAGCCGTCGACCCCCGCAAGCCGGACCCCGCGCCGCCGGAGCCGGAGGAAACCGAGCAAGTCGATCCGGCGAACCACTGGGCGTTTCAGCCCTTCCACGCGGCCGTTCCTCCCGCCGATGCCGCGGCGGAGTCCACCAGCGTTCTGGACGCACTGGTGAACGCCCACCTGCAGGCCGGCGAGCACGGTGTGCAACTCAATCCACCGGCGGCGGCCAAGACGCTCGTTCGCCGCTTGACGTTTGATCTAACCGGTTTGCCCGCAACCGCCGCCGAAGTTCAGGCGTTTGTCGAGGACCGCCGCGCCGACGCCTACGAACGTTTGGTAGACCGGCTGCTGGCAACGCCTCAATTTGGCGAACGATTCGGTCGTCATTGGTTGGACGTCGCGCGTTATGCCGACACGGTGGGCTATACCCTGGCCGGTCGCGAACGTCGACTGGCGGGCAGCGAGCGATACCGGGATTGGGTGATCAACGCGTTTAATCAAGACCTGCCCTACGACTCGATGATCCGTTATCAGCTGGCCGCCGATCGGTTGGATCCGGAAAACGCCGCCGGGCACCTCGACGCGATGGGCTTTATCACCGTCGGTCGCCGGTTTTTGCGAGGCAATGACACCATCGACGACCGCATCGACGTGATCGGCCGCGGCCTGCTGGGGCTGACGGTCGCCTGCGCCCGTTGCCACGATCACAAATTTGATCCCATTCCGACGATGGACTATTACGCTCTGTTCGGAGTCATGCAGAGCAGTCGTTTGAAGGAAGACGGGCCCTCACCGTTGATGATGGAAGACCACAAGCCGCATGACGCGCACGTGTTGATTCGCGGTCAAGCGGGAAATCGTGGCCCGGTCGCACCGCGTCAATTCCTCACGGCGCTACGGAGCGGTGGTTCGGACGATTCGGCGGCGCGATTCAAGACCGGCAGCGGGCGATTGGACTTGGCTGAAAAAATCGCCACGGCGGATAATCCGTTAACCGCTCGAGTGATGGTCAACCGCGTGTGGATGCATCTGATCGGCACGCCGTTGGTGGCCACGCCGAGCGATTTTGGCGTTCGCAGCGCACCGCCCGAAGTGCCCGGCATGCTGGATGACCTGGCCACGTCTTTCGCGGCCGACTGGAGTATCAAACGCTTGGTCCGCCGGATTGTTTGCACGGATATTTACCGGCGTTCCTCCGAGGCCAGCGAAGCAGCGATAGCGGCCGATCCGGACAACCTGCGACTGACGCGAGCGAATCGACGGCGACGAGATTTCGAATCGCTGAGGGATAGCCTTTTAATGGTGTCCGACCGGCTGGAAACGGTGATCGGCGGCGAACCGGTGGATATTTTGGTCACCCCCACGCCGCCGCGCCGGACGGTGTATGCGTTCATCGATCGCCAAAACCTGCCGGGCCTGTTTCGCACCTTTGATTTTGCCAGTCCCGACGCGCACACGCCTCGTCGAGCCTTCACCACCGTGCCCCAACAAGCCCTGTTTCTGATGAATGATCCGATGGTCTTGGCATCCGCCGTGCGGGTCGCCGATGGCTGTGCGGAACGGACCGATGAAGCCGCCATCGAGCACATCTATCGAACCGTGTTGGCGCGGTCGCCCAGCGCGGAGGAACGCGCCGAGGCGCTGGCGTTTCTGGCCCTGCCCGACACGGTTTCCGAACCGCTGCCCGACCCCCGCGATCTGTGGCAGTATGGCTTCAGCACCGTCGGTGAAGACAAAACGGCGACCAGCTTTGAACGCTTTACGTATTTCAAAGACGGTCGCTGGCAACACCCCGAGGCGCCAGAGGGGGGACGGTTTCGATACCTGCAACTGACACGCACCGGAGGTCACCCGGGACCAGGGAATCAGCTGGCCGCCAATCGTCGCTGGATCGCACCGGCCGATGGCCATTGTGAAGTGATCGGACAAATGGAACATCCTTCGATGCAGGGTAACGGGGTTCAGATCACGATCGCCAATGGCAACAAAGTACTGTGGGAAACCCACCTGTCGCATCGCCCGCAGCCCTATGGCCCGATCCGGTTTGCGGTCACCAAGGGCGACGCCATCGACTTCCTGGCCTCCGACCATGGCAGTACGAGTCATGATTCGTTCCGCTGGAAGATCGCCGTTCATTTTGAAGGGGAGCATGGACAGAAAGTTGATTCCGATTCCGAACTCGACTTCTCCGGTCCCTACGATCGCAGTGATGAACAACCGCTGTCGCGACGCGAGCAGTTCGCGCATGCCTTGTTGATCAGCAACGAATTTATTTTTGTGGATTGA
- a CDS encoding DUF1501 domain-containing protein, whose protein sequence is MTDAPLGLSRRTLLRACGTGLGTLALNDLLAGEAAAESSPLAARQPHFPSKAKHVIHLFMNGGPSHVDTFDYKPDLNKHDGKSAPGGNLKTERPTGNVLGSPYSFKPYGESGIEVSELFQHTAAHIDDICVINSMHANVPNHEPSLMLMNTGESLQVRPSMGSWLTYGLGTENQNLPAFVAMCPGGYPIKESQNWQAAFLPGNYQGTYIDSSHTRIDRLIANINNRRVSRQAQRQQLDFLRNLNRRHAGDRATDQRLDSRVESFELAYRMQTDAAEAFDVSREPKHVLEAYGDGVQARQILIARRLVERGVRYVQLWHGAGQPWDNHDDLETNHRRLAGQCDRAIGALLTDLKKSGLLEETLVIWGGEFGRTPVVEMPKKGSNQGKMNGRDHNHHGFTVWMAGGGVKGGQRYGKTDELGFKAVENRVHVHDLHATVLRLMGFDHKRLTYRYAGRDFRLTDVHGRIIDDVIA, encoded by the coding sequence CTGACGGACGCGCCGCTGGGATTGTCTCGCCGCACGCTGCTGCGAGCCTGCGGGACGGGGCTGGGCACGCTGGCGCTGAATGATCTATTGGCCGGCGAAGCCGCCGCGGAATCCTCGCCCTTGGCCGCTCGGCAGCCCCATTTTCCCAGTAAAGCCAAACACGTCATTCATCTGTTCATGAATGGCGGCCCCAGCCATGTCGACACGTTTGACTACAAACCCGATCTGAACAAGCACGACGGCAAATCGGCGCCCGGCGGAAACCTGAAAACCGAACGGCCCACCGGCAACGTGTTGGGGTCTCCGTACAGCTTCAAGCCCTACGGTGAAAGTGGCATCGAGGTCAGCGAGTTGTTTCAGCATACGGCCGCTCACATCGACGACATTTGCGTGATCAATTCCATGCACGCCAACGTCCCAAATCACGAACCGTCGCTGATGTTGATGAACACCGGCGAGTCGCTGCAGGTGCGGCCCAGCATGGGATCGTGGTTGACCTATGGACTGGGGACCGAAAACCAGAACCTGCCCGCCTTTGTAGCCATGTGTCCGGGCGGCTATCCGATCAAAGAATCGCAGAACTGGCAGGCGGCATTTCTGCCCGGCAATTACCAAGGCACGTACATCGACAGCAGCCACACCCGCATCGATCGGCTGATCGCCAACATCAATAATCGCCGCGTCAGTCGCCAAGCTCAGCGGCAACAGTTGGACTTTCTCCGTAACTTGAATCGACGCCATGCCGGTGATCGCGCCACAGACCAACGTTTGGATTCGCGAGTGGAATCATTCGAATTGGCGTATCGGATGCAGACCGATGCCGCGGAGGCCTTTGATGTGTCGCGAGAACCGAAACACGTGTTGGAAGCCTACGGTGATGGCGTCCAGGCACGGCAAATCCTGATCGCTCGGCGACTGGTCGAACGCGGCGTGCGGTATGTGCAGTTGTGGCACGGTGCGGGCCAGCCTTGGGACAATCACGACGATTTGGAAACCAACCACCGGCGCCTGGCCGGGCAATGTGACCGCGCCATCGGGGCCCTGCTGACGGATTTGAAGAAGTCGGGCCTGTTGGAAGAAACGCTGGTCATTTGGGGCGGAGAATTTGGCCGCACGCCGGTGGTCGAAATGCCTAAGAAAGGCAGCAACCAGGGCAAGATGAATGGCCGCGACCACAACCACCACGGGTTCACGGTGTGGATGGCCGGTGGCGGCGTCAAAGGCGGCCAGCGGTACGGCAAGACCGATGAATTGGGATTCAAAGCCGTCGAAAACCGCGTGCACGTGCATGATTTGCACGCCACGGTGCTGCGGCTGATGGGCTTCGACCACAAACGCCTGACCTATCGCTACGCCGGACGCGACTTCCGTCTGACCGACGTCCACGGCCGCATCATCGACGACGTGATCGCGTAG
- a CDS encoding 7-carboxy-7-deazaguanine synthase QueE — protein MNSPEKVLGFSHSSAASTRGNRSGASVLRVAECFDSIQGEGRLTGTPSHFIRLSGCNLRCWFCDTPYASWHPEGPGRSLDEIVRRAVESDCQHVVLTGGEPLMFKGVEELVARLRSAGLHLTIETAGTLAPDVSADLMSISPKLSSSTPTVARAAGLSHLQTVSGSTIARWEQMHEQRRWQPQAIEKLIAASVDYQIKFVLDSSADTTEVLQAVTDLALPADHVWIMPQAVSTAELAKQARWLQPWCETHGFRFCDRMQIHWYGNRRGT, from the coding sequence TTGAATTCTCCTGAAAAAGTGCTCGGATTCTCGCATTCTTCGGCCGCTTCGACCAGGGGCAATCGAAGCGGGGCCAGCGTACTCCGCGTGGCCGAATGTTTTGACAGTATCCAGGGCGAAGGCCGGCTGACCGGTACGCCCAGCCATTTTATCCGCTTGTCGGGCTGCAATTTACGCTGCTGGTTCTGTGACACCCCCTACGCGTCCTGGCATCCCGAAGGCCCGGGGCGATCGCTGGACGAAATCGTGCGGCGAGCGGTGGAGTCGGATTGTCAGCATGTGGTGCTGACCGGCGGCGAACCGCTGATGTTCAAGGGCGTCGAAGAATTAGTCGCTCGCCTGCGTTCGGCCGGCCTGCACCTGACGATCGAAACCGCCGGCACCCTGGCCCCGGACGTCTCGGCGGACCTGATGTCGATCAGCCCCAAGCTGAGCAGTAGCACGCCCACGGTGGCTCGCGCCGCCGGCTTGTCGCACCTGCAAACGGTTTCGGGCAGCACGATCGCTCGCTGGGAGCAGATGCACGAGCAGCGTCGTTGGCAGCCGCAGGCGATCGAAAAATTGATCGCCGCCAGTGTCGATTATCAGATCAAATTCGTCCTCGATTCCTCCGCCGACACCACCGAAGTGCTGCAAGCGGTGACGGACTTGGCGTTGCCGGCCGACCATGTCTGGATCATGCCCCAAGCCGTCTCGACCGCGGAACTGGCGAAGCAAGCGCGATGGCTGCAGCCCTGGTGCGAAACCCACGGCTTTCGGTTCTGCGACCGCATGCAGATCCACTGGTACGGAAATCGGCGCGGCACGTAG
- the queF gene encoding preQ(1) synthase, which translates to MSDNFRETLETFENPRPERDYWIEIQCPEFTSVCPKTGQPDFGTLTFRYVADQHCIELKSLKLYLQRYRSEGIFYERITNRIMDDFVAVVQPRRCTLESRWTPRGGISSVITVEYPDA; encoded by the coding sequence TTGTCCGACAACTTTCGTGAAACATTAGAAACGTTCGAGAACCCGCGACCGGAGCGGGACTACTGGATTGAAATTCAGTGCCCCGAGTTTACCTCAGTGTGCCCGAAAACGGGACAGCCCGACTTTGGCACCCTGACGTTCCGCTACGTGGCCGACCAGCACTGCATCGAACTGAAGAGTTTGAAGCTGTATTTACAGCGATATCGCTCGGAAGGCATTTTTTACGAACGCATCACCAATCGCATCATGGACGACTTTGTGGCCGTCGTCCAGCCGCGACGCTGCACGCTGGAAAGCCGCTGGACGCCACGCGGCGGAATCAGCAGCGTGATCACGGTCGAATACCCCGACGCCTAG
- a CDS encoding DUF6702 family protein — protein sequence MFLVLLFSCLVHPYHRSLAEVQWNTESQRYEVALRVDPRDLDNALSDQHRRPVVLDRMDEADANAMLKAYVGKHLRLLRPQSDSNRADEDKRPDKAATMHWVGFEADDRGKYLWLYFEWTPASGEAPQWIENRLFMKTEPTHISTLVFTELDKRPALVFTKQRSRQPLPEAAAAR from the coding sequence GTGTTTCTCGTGTTACTTTTCAGCTGCCTGGTACACCCCTACCATCGCAGCTTGGCCGAGGTGCAGTGGAACACGGAATCGCAGCGCTATGAAGTGGCGTTGCGAGTCGATCCGCGAGATCTCGATAACGCCCTCTCCGACCAGCACCGCCGCCCGGTGGTGCTGGACCGGATGGATGAAGCGGACGCCAACGCGATGCTCAAAGCGTACGTTGGCAAACACCTGCGGCTGCTGCGGCCCCAAAGCGACAGCAACCGAGCAGACGAGGACAAGCGTCCCGACAAAGCCGCCACCATGCACTGGGTGGGCTTTGAAGCCGACGACCGCGGCAAATACCTGTGGCTGTATTTCGAGTGGACCCCGGCGTCCGGCGAGGCACCGCAGTGGATCGAAAATCGGTTATTCATGAAAACCGAGCCAACGCATATCAGCACGTTGGTGTTCACGGAGCTCGACAAGCGCCCCGCGTTGGTGTTCACCAAACAGCGGTCCCGCCAACCACTGCCCGAAGCCGCAGCGGCGCGCTAA
- a CDS encoding Ig-like domain-containing protein produces the protein MVKSANNKAKRRRSRTVQSTRAKRRLTLEGLEARQLLAAAVADPVLGNVNPAAIVSDTVQPANIGSVSAFNFMEAESVGQTGLNDRLIDAELLPLGTAADQEPIVDVGGTLSLVQTNNPTQQPEDVDFYKAELRAGDILDVAGQGGVGGIDLFYEDGRRWFAVESNTSNPLSLPDNSPLQTLGAVVGAQVVPESGTYYFRVATNGVSASYTLGLRTYRPFLESQPIGTEQIVFVDFDGYVGAKSDLFPIDFSDPANPVPSTGTIRVDGLVDYMTNFGLLTRDEDELIDKILERVEEDYNEGVANLGGNGSYDLTGIPGQFGIRILNSRDHADPLGVANVTRVIVGGTNADISAPLPLLGVSETIDVGNFDTSELVFSPLDEVLPYTAGIQVSGAESTLDLVAQTIAVTVSHELGHSFGLYHTDGTNNVGSLIDGPGPPVQAFDFELGPDGIFGTEDDEQLIFPDVDRFSLVEGYLGFERPAASLAFALSTGTAGGMVTGRVFSDTNANGSGVGDEGLAGVTVFADVNGNGQFDSSEPRAVTSDDGTYVLSGAPGTVNIGFVLPANSTASTATSQQVTIPASGTVSGIDFGVVRTRSDITGTKFADLNGNGTRETNEPGIEGVYVYLDLNGNDAPDIGEPRAITAEDGTYNINFPGPGTYTIREVVEAGFLQTFPVSGEHIVVFDGTALADNYNFGNLPARDWGDAPDGYAVTADDDGPNHGIVAGLGLGSVEPDRELDGTHSDGADFDDLNGPLQLDGTVLNDEDGVQSLVPLAPGETGTLTVSATNTTGRSAYLQGWLDFDRDGVFEDAEQIFVNELLGTTPPTDLPVAIPAGTATGEIVGRFRYSYTTDLGPTGSADSGEVEDHVFNIQATADVVVDDQFSVPRNSVSVPLSVLDNDFQLAGTTLSISRLDTSLTSGTARISSDSQDILYTPPNGFVGLDRVTYFVNVPGLGEQAGEVLINVTFQTAQPIAVDDSYEVPANAQNRPLNVLDNDIASVNGGLSIASFGQGDQGGTVNLVGGGQSLRYTPANGFAGTEQFMYSVTDSLGQTSMAEVTINVLPGARDDDQMAFSFELRDEQDNRIIDNVTVGEEFYLSVLVDDIRDPAFLAQQGVGSAFLDLLYTDELVAPVPVTGATNGYPFDITFGPLFSGATFQQGDADTPGLLNEIGGTQPLGSSLTTHEDPVVLFTVKMQAVQAGVASFQADPADDPQSEVLVLGSNTAVPVSGLRLGNAELEIVDNPATGQATKALDDSYPDGIDPRTGNLIEGGSDVDLYVLANDLPNGEIVEFGLQTAPTRGTATVNDGGTPNDLSDDYIDYRANANFNGVDRFTYVIVTADGFRSTAEVSVAVGAAGADDDVFLDFRLVTDDINNPTPITSLNVGDRFGVQVYVDDLRGASEASVFGVFAAYMDILYDKDLVSPTNQLGTDFGFDVIFDTQFNEDAAVGTITAPGFINEFGSFQRDAQGTAGPLGAEPELMATLFFSANAAGTVSFVGDKADFSPFQDTLLYDPPSRVDPDQIRYDVESIDITVPSGESPLQNGLNPMDVDADGYVSPIDVLGVVNTLNRMGREGAQGESAATTNSLFVDVDGDSFITPFDALKVINYLNQQSRSGGVSGESAPLVTSPVTTNAVSSTDEVFGDFGDDDADRVVSTDNDDNSSNSIPTVAPIESNTGGEEDDDDVLSLLADDVANVWN, from the coding sequence ATGGTGAAGTCAGCCAACAACAAAGCCAAACGTCGCCGGTCACGAACCGTTCAGTCCACGCGTGCCAAGCGTCGCCTAACGCTAGAAGGCTTGGAAGCTCGTCAATTGCTGGCAGCTGCGGTGGCCGACCCAGTGTTAGGCAACGTTAATCCGGCTGCGATTGTCAGCGACACGGTTCAGCCGGCCAACATAGGTTCCGTGTCCGCGTTCAATTTTATGGAAGCGGAATCGGTTGGGCAAACCGGATTAAACGATCGATTAATCGATGCCGAGTTGCTGCCGTTGGGGACGGCGGCGGATCAAGAGCCGATCGTAGACGTGGGTGGCACGCTATCGCTGGTGCAGACTAACAATCCGACGCAACAGCCCGAAGATGTCGACTTTTACAAGGCGGAGCTTCGGGCTGGCGATATTTTGGATGTGGCCGGACAGGGCGGTGTAGGAGGCATCGACCTGTTCTACGAAGATGGTCGACGTTGGTTCGCGGTCGAGAGCAACACTTCTAATCCGCTGTCTCTTCCTGACAATTCGCCGCTGCAAACCCTCGGCGCCGTCGTAGGGGCTCAAGTGGTACCGGAGTCTGGCACCTACTATTTCCGCGTAGCGACAAACGGTGTGTCCGCTTCGTACACCCTTGGTCTGCGAACCTATCGGCCATTCTTAGAAAGCCAGCCCATCGGCACGGAGCAGATTGTTTTTGTTGATTTCGACGGCTACGTGGGAGCAAAATCAGATCTGTTCCCCATTGACTTCAGCGACCCAGCCAACCCGGTCCCAAGCACCGGAACAATCCGTGTCGACGGGTTGGTCGACTACATGACCAACTTTGGCTTGTTGACGCGGGACGAAGACGAGCTGATCGACAAGATTTTGGAGCGTGTAGAAGAAGATTATAATGAAGGTGTTGCCAATCTTGGCGGCAACGGCAGCTATGATCTGACTGGGATTCCTGGGCAGTTTGGCATTCGCATTCTCAACAGTCGCGACCACGCCGATCCGCTGGGCGTGGCTAACGTGACCCGAGTTATCGTTGGCGGTACCAATGCCGATATCTCCGCCCCTTTGCCGCTGCTGGGCGTATCAGAGACCATTGACGTAGGCAACTTTGATACCTCCGAGCTGGTATTTTCGCCGTTGGATGAGGTGCTACCTTACACGGCAGGCATCCAGGTTTCCGGTGCCGAAAGTACGTTGGATCTGGTTGCGCAGACTATTGCCGTGACCGTGTCGCACGAACTGGGACACTCGTTTGGCCTGTACCATACCGACGGCACCAATAATGTCGGTTCCTTGATTGATGGTCCTGGACCTCCGGTTCAAGCGTTCGACTTTGAATTGGGGCCGGACGGTATCTTTGGTACCGAAGACGACGAACAGCTTATCTTCCCAGATGTGGATCGGTTCAGTTTAGTAGAAGGCTACTTAGGTTTTGAGCGTCCGGCAGCCTCTCTGGCTTTTGCCCTGTCGACCGGAACGGCTGGCGGCATGGTGACTGGACGCGTGTTTTCCGACACGAACGCTAACGGATCGGGCGTAGGAGACGAGGGTCTAGCAGGGGTGACGGTGTTTGCCGACGTCAACGGCAACGGCCAGTTCGATTCGTCTGAACCGCGGGCCGTGACCTCCGATGACGGTACGTATGTGTTGAGCGGAGCACCGGGTACGGTCAATATCGGATTTGTCCTGCCCGCTAATTCTACGGCCAGTACGGCAACGAGCCAGCAAGTCACGATCCCCGCCAGCGGCACGGTCAGTGGTATCGATTTTGGTGTCGTCCGTACCCGCTCGGACATCACGGGCACCAAGTTTGCCGACTTGAACGGCAACGGTACGCGAGAAACGAATGAACCGGGTATCGAAGGCGTCTACGTTTACCTGGATTTGAATGGGAACGACGCTCCTGACATCGGGGAACCGCGAGCGATCACAGCGGAAGACGGCACCTACAACATCAACTTCCCTGGCCCAGGCACTTATACGATTCGCGAAGTTGTCGAGGCTGGGTTCCTGCAAACCTTCCCGGTCTCCGGGGAACACATTGTTGTGTTTGATGGCACAGCGTTAGCCGACAACTACAACTTCGGCAACCTGCCAGCCCGCGACTGGGGCGATGCTCCGGACGGTTATGCCGTGACGGCGGATGATGACGGCCCTAACCACGGCATCGTGGCGGGACTGGGACTGGGCAGTGTCGAGCCTGACCGCGAGCTGGATGGTACGCACAGTGACGGTGCCGACTTCGACGACCTCAACGGCCCGCTGCAGTTGGACGGCACGGTCCTGAACGATGAAGACGGCGTGCAATCGTTGGTGCCTTTGGCGCCAGGTGAAACCGGAACCCTAACCGTTTCGGCGACCAATACCACCGGTCGCTCGGCGTATCTGCAGGGCTGGTTGGACTTCGATCGCGACGGCGTGTTTGAAGATGCCGAGCAGATTTTTGTCAACGAATTACTGGGCACGACGCCACCGACCGACCTGCCGGTTGCCATTCCCGCGGGCACGGCTACGGGCGAGATCGTCGGTCGCTTCCGTTACAGTTACACGACGGATCTTGGCCCCACCGGATCGGCCGATTCGGGTGAAGTCGAAGACCATGTCTTTAACATCCAGGCCACTGCCGATGTGGTGGTCGATGACCAATTCAGCGTTCCGCGAAACAGCGTTTCGGTTCCTCTGAGCGTGTTGGACAACGATTTCCAACTGGCCGGCACCACGCTTTCGATCAGTCGCCTGGACACCAGTTTGACCAGCGGCACCGCCCGCATCTCCAGCGACTCGCAGGACATCCTCTACACGCCGCCTAATGGTTTCGTCGGACTCGACCGAGTCACCTACTTTGTCAACGTGCCCGGCCTTGGCGAGCAAGCCGGAGAGGTGTTGATTAATGTCACCTTCCAGACCGCTCAACCGATTGCCGTCGACGACAGTTATGAAGTGCCCGCCAATGCGCAGAACCGGCCACTGAACGTGCTGGACAACGACATCGCCAGCGTCAACGGCGGTTTGTCGATCGCCTCCTTTGGTCAAGGCGACCAGGGCGGTACGGTGAACCTTGTCGGCGGTGGGCAGTCCCTGCGATACACTCCGGCCAACGGCTTTGCCGGTACCGAACAATTTATGTACTCGGTTACCGACAGCTTGGGGCAGACCAGCATGGCTGAGGTCACCATCAACGTGCTGCCTGGAGCTCGTGATGACGATCAGATGGCCTTCTCCTTCGAACTTCGCGATGAGCAAGACAACCGCATCATCGACAACGTAACCGTCGGTGAAGAATTCTATCTGTCGGTGCTGGTCGACGACATTCGTGACCCCGCGTTTCTAGCCCAACAAGGTGTTGGCAGTGCCTTCTTGGACCTGCTGTACACCGATGAATTAGTCGCACCGGTTCCGGTAACCGGGGCCACCAACGGGTATCCCTTCGACATTACCTTTGGACCGCTGTTCAGCGGGGCGACCTTCCAACAAGGCGATGCGGACACGCCCGGATTGCTGAATGAAATCGGTGGCACGCAGCCTTTAGGCTCTTCATTGACTACTCACGAAGATCCTGTGGTATTGTTCACCGTAAAGATGCAGGCCGTGCAAGCGGGCGTCGCCAGCTTCCAAGCCGACCCGGCGGACGATCCGCAGAGTGAAGTGCTGGTGCTGGGAAGCAACACGGCGGTCCCGGTCAGCGGTTTGCGACTCGGCAATGCAGAACTGGAAATCGTTGATAACCCGGCCACCGGCCAAGCCACCAAGGCTCTGGATGATTCGTACCCCGATGGTATCGATCCCAGAACCGGCAACCTGATTGAGGGCGGCAGCGATGTGGATCTGTACGTGCTGGCCAATGACCTGCCCAACGGGGAAATTGTCGAATTCGGACTGCAAACCGCACCGACTCGCGGTACCGCCACGGTCAACGATGGCGGCACGCCGAATGATCTCTCGGACGACTACATCGACTACCGAGCCAACGCCAACTTCAACGGCGTCGATCGCTTCACCTATGTGATCGTGACCGCCGATGGCTTCCGCAGCACCGCGGAAGTCAGCGTGGCGGTTGGCGCGGCCGGCGCCGACGACGACGTGTTCTTGGACTTCCGCCTAGTCACCGACGACATCAACAACCCCACTCCAATCACGTCTCTGAATGTGGGCGACCGGTTTGGCGTTCAGGTCTACGTCGACGACCTGCGTGGAGCTTCCGAAGCCAGCGTGTTTGGTGTGTTCGCCGCTTATATGGACATTCTTTACGACAAGGATTTGGTCTCGCCCACCAACCAATTGGGCACGGACTTTGGCTTCGATGTCATCTTCGACACGCAGTTTAACGAAGACGCCGCAGTGGGTACGATCACCGCCCCCGGCTTTATCAACGAATTTGGCTCCTTCCAGCGAGACGCGCAGGGCACGGCAGGACCGTTGGGTGCCGAACCGGAATTGATGGCCACGTTGTTCTTCAGTGCCAACGCGGCCGGCACGGTCAGCTTTGTGGGCGACAAAGCCGACTTCTCGCCCTTCCAAGACACCCTGTTGTACGATCCGCCTTCGCGAGTCGATCCCGACCAGATCCGTTACGATGTGGAATCGATCGACATCACGGTGCCTTCGGGTGAATCGCCCTTACAAAACGGCTTGAACCCGATGGATGTCGACGCCGACGGCTACGTTTCGCCGATCGACGTGCTGGGTGTGGTCAATACGCTGAACCGCATGGGCCGTGAAGGGGCTCAGGGCGAATCGGCAGCAACCACCAACTCGCTGTTCGTTGACGTCGACGGTGACTCCTTCATCACGCCCTTTGACGCCCTCAAAGTCATTAACTACTTGAACCAACAATCCCGCAGCGGCGGGGTCAGCGGTGAAAGTGCTCCGCTGGTGACTTCACCGGTGACGACCAACGCCGTCAGCAGCACAGACGAAGTGTTCGGCGACTTTGGCGACGACGACGCGGACCGCGTGGTATCGACCGACAACGATGACAACTCGTCCAATTCGATCCCCACCGTGGCTCCCATCGAATCGAACACCGGTGGTGAAGAAGACGACGACGACGTGCTGAGCCTGCTGGCCGATGACGTCGCCAACGTTTGGAACTAA